The Oncorhynchus tshawytscha isolate Ot180627B linkage group LG18, Otsh_v2.0, whole genome shotgun sequence genome has a window encoding:
- the LOC112244729 gene encoding activator of 90 kDa heat shock protein ATPase homolog 1-like isoform X2 yields the protein MRKEGAKKVRAALGSYVGHLKSEFTQGMILPTANGAASKPQPSQTKVKVDKTQIGPSSSAPPSSTGVKISTCKFSLKETFLTSPDELYRTFINQNMVQAFTHAAAVVDGEKGGKFQLLEGSVNGEFTELVPDEKIVMKWRFKTWPCEHYATITLNMKDRGNETELKLECKDVPTGEEDRTKEGWKRYYFEAIKQTFGFGARLY from the exons ATGAGGAAGGAGGGAGCAAAGAAAGTGCGAGCTGCCCTGGGGAGCTATGTTGGCCACCTGAAATCAG AGTTCACTCAGGGCATGATCCTGCCCACGGCGAATGGGGCGGCGAGCAAGCCACAGCCATCGCAGACAAAGGTCAAAGTTGACAAAACCCAG ATTGGTCCCTCTTCTTCTGCTCCACCATCCAGCACAGGGGTCAAGATTTCAACCTGCAAGTTTAGTCTCAAGGAGACCTTCCTCACCTCACCTGATGAGCTGTACAGAACCTTCATCAACCAAAAC ATGGTTCAGGCGTTCACCCATGCTGCAGCTGTGGTCGACGGAGAAAAAGGAGGGAAGTTTCAGCTGCTAGAGGGGAGTGTCAATGGAGAGTTTACAGAGCTG GTCCCAGATGAGAAGATTGTTATGAAATGGAGGTTcaagacctggccatgtg AGCACTATGCGACTATCACTCTAAACATGAAGGATCGAGGCAATGAGACTGAGCTGAAGCTGGAATGTAAAGATGTCCCTACTGGAGAAGAGGATAGGACGAAGGAGGGTTGGAAGAGATACTACTTTGAAGCCATCAAACAAACTTTTGGATTCGGGGCCCGACTCTATTGA